A single window of Treponema denticola ATCC 35405 DNA harbors:
- a CDS encoding integron integrase yields the protein MFIEIRPYEKERLSVRFKAEGEDFSKILQAIKKVPNRAWIPAGYFWIIPADRNSCDTLLNNLYNEGLCRGDSGFTLKDSGLTDRKPHDVEPLTTEIIGERNNHTATDIQSILNKLEEVITAKHYSKRTMEAYSYWISRFIRENKNKNLKTLSDTEINAFVSRLAVKEKAAASSQNQALAALLFLYKNILGLTIKTPENIVRAKKPKKLPAIMTREETAKIFSLLPENDYGLLIRLLYGTGMRLMEALRLRIQDIDFGKNEITVHCGKGAKDRKTVLPVSLKFPLQKHMEKVRLIHEADCKEGFGSVPLPFALAKKYPNASKAWAWQWVFPQARRWRNKETGEQGRHHIDPSVIQRTLHEAVLRSGIPKPIGCHTFRHSFATHLLEAGYDIRTIQELLGHSDVKTTMVYTHVLNRGGLGIQSPIDRM from the coding sequence ATGTTTATTGAAATTAGGCCTTATGAAAAAGAGCGTTTATCGGTGCGTTTTAAAGCTGAGGGAGAAGATTTTTCCAAAATTCTGCAGGCAATAAAAAAAGTACCGAACAGAGCCTGGATTCCGGCTGGATATTTCTGGATTATTCCTGCCGACCGTAATTCTTGCGATACTTTATTAAACAATCTTTATAATGAAGGGCTATGCAGAGGGGATTCCGGCTTTACCCTTAAAGATTCTGGACTTACTGATAGAAAGCCTCATGATGTTGAGCCTTTGACTACAGAAATTATTGGAGAAAGGAATAATCATACTGCAACCGATATTCAGAGTATTTTAAATAAGTTGGAAGAAGTTATTACTGCCAAACATTACAGTAAGCGTACAATGGAGGCTTACAGCTATTGGATAAGCCGCTTTATTCGTGAAAATAAGAATAAAAATCTTAAAACTCTTTCCGATACGGAAATAAATGCCTTTGTGAGCCGTCTTGCAGTGAAGGAAAAGGCTGCCGCTTCAAGCCAAAATCAGGCTCTTGCGGCTCTTTTGTTTCTATATAAAAACATATTAGGCTTAACTATAAAGACTCCTGAAAATATAGTCCGTGCTAAAAAGCCTAAAAAGCTGCCTGCCATAATGACCCGTGAGGAAACTGCAAAGATATTCTCTCTTTTGCCTGAAAACGATTACGGGCTTCTTATCCGTTTGCTTTACGGAACCGGAATGCGGCTTATGGAAGCCTTGCGGTTAAGGATTCAGGATATTGATTTTGGGAAAAACGAAATTACGGTACACTGCGGAAAGGGTGCGAAAGACCGTAAAACCGTACTTCCTGTTTCTCTTAAATTTCCGCTTCAAAAACATATGGAAAAAGTCCGCCTTATACATGAGGCAGACTGCAAGGAAGGTTTCGGTTCGGTGCCGCTTCCGTTTGCTCTTGCAAAAAAATATCCCAATGCCAGTAAGGCTTGGGCATGGCAGTGGGTGTTTCCTCAAGCACGCCGATGGCGTAACAAAGAAACCGGCGAGCAAGGGCGCCACCATATCGATCCTTCGGTTATTCAGCGTACTCTGCATGAAGCTGTTTTAAGGTCAGGTATCCCTAAACCAATCGGCTGTCACACTTTCCGCCACTCATTTGCAACGCACCTGCTTGAAGCCGGCTACGATATCCGCACCATCCAAGAGCTTCTCGGCCACAGCGATGTTAAAACTACTATGGTTTACACCCATGTCCTAAACCGCGGCGGACTAGGCATTCAAAGCCCTATCGACAGGATGTGA
- a CDS encoding outer membrane lipoprotein-sorting protein, which translates to MKYFINKKLLIILIAFLVSIAVFAEIPSMEEMYKIMDKVFDTGNFKKDFTSTLTLIVEKPNQPKEVVQFKLFRRDTKDQTTLIQLAPEADKGNGYLQEKENLWFYDPIAHQFTHSSLKRNLANSDTKLSDVNKKSQFRQAWEILKIEEAKLGKYEVYAVTAKALEKDAAYAQEKFFVRKDEHLLLKIESYGASGKHMRTTLIPKYANVEGMPLPVHQIYINELIKGEKTTQIFQDFSTAKIDDVVFTKAYLEKIN; encoded by the coding sequence ATGAAATATTTTATTAACAAAAAATTATTGATTATACTCATTGCTTTTCTTGTAAGCATTGCGGTATTTGCCGAGATTCCCTCAATGGAGGAAATGTATAAGATTATGGATAAAGTTTTCGACACGGGAAATTTTAAAAAAGATTTTACAAGCACTCTTACACTGATTGTCGAAAAGCCTAATCAGCCTAAGGAAGTCGTTCAGTTTAAACTCTTTAGACGCGACACTAAGGACCAAACAACTCTTATTCAGCTGGCTCCCGAAGCCGATAAGGGAAACGGTTATTTACAGGAAAAGGAGAACCTTTGGTTCTATGATCCTATTGCCCATCAGTTTACTCATTCTTCCCTTAAAAGGAATTTGGCAAACAGCGATACAAAATTATCCGATGTAAATAAAAAGTCGCAATTTAGGCAAGCTTGGGAAATTCTTAAAATTGAAGAAGCAAAGCTGGGTAAATATGAGGTTTATGCGGTAACTGCTAAGGCTTTGGAAAAGGATGCTGCTTATGCTCAAGAAAAATTCTTTGTACGAAAAGACGAACACCTCCTTTTAAAAATAGAAAGTTACGGTGCGAGCGGAAAACACATGAGAACTACTCTTATACCAAAATACGCAAATGTTGAAGGTATGCCGCTTCCCGTACATCAAATATATATAAATGAGCTTATCAAGGGAGAAAAAACAACGCAGATATTTCAAGACTTCAGCACTGCAAAAATTGATGATGTAGTTTTTACCAAGGCTTATTTGGAGAAGATAAACTAA
- a CDS encoding ABC transporter permease, which translates to MNILKIAFRNLNRQKRRSILLVFAIAFAFFVVIFMDGMTSGAVNSMAGEISKIVGGHVYIIGSKKAPDKSADDPAQIYMDKNDVEFIEKTVKELGIETTYIIKRSRASGKLIFEGKEVTSQIDGCKFDEEKILHDSILFKEGSWEAMKKENAILLSESVAATLNVDLHDIVLLETRTSQGQLTVIELQVEGIAVNRSSFGGITNYINFDYLQKITELEKDSIEVYSLFLKNPDMQEIYAQQLERKIAETHPITSRDLARTISPSQPASNVFKQLEEGKWQGTKFGIATFYDFAPQVITFMNTLNGISFGILIVLLVITMIGISNTFKIIVYERRGEVGTMRSCGVMRKHIRRLFLAEASFLSLFGAVCGFVLAVLVMQVISFIPIAVDSPFSVFTKNGYFAWNLSALLVFLKFVIMLGLTLLTVRGSASRAANMIPAEALRSGK; encoded by the coding sequence ATGAATATATTAAAAATAGCATTTAGAAATTTAAACAGACAAAAAAGGCGAAGTATTCTTTTGGTTTTTGCGATAGCCTTTGCTTTCTTTGTCGTTATCTTTATGGACGGCATGACTTCCGGTGCCGTAAACAGTATGGCCGGAGAAATTTCAAAAATCGTAGGAGGCCATGTCTATATAATAGGTTCAAAAAAGGCTCCCGATAAGTCGGCGGATGATCCTGCTCAAATTTATATGGACAAAAACGATGTTGAGTTTATAGAAAAGACCGTAAAAGAATTAGGAATAGAAACTACGTACATCATAAAAAGAAGTCGTGCATCAGGTAAGCTGATATTTGAAGGAAAAGAAGTTACCTCTCAAATTGACGGCTGCAAATTCGATGAAGAAAAAATTTTACATGACAGTATTCTTTTTAAGGAAGGAAGCTGGGAAGCCATGAAAAAAGAAAATGCAATTCTTCTTTCCGAATCGGTAGCCGCAACCTTAAATGTAGACTTGCACGATATAGTTTTACTTGAAACTAGGACATCACAAGGTCAGCTTACGGTTATTGAACTTCAAGTAGAAGGTATTGCAGTAAATCGCTCTTCATTCGGCGGAATCACAAATTACATCAATTTTGATTATTTGCAAAAAATTACGGAATTGGAAAAAGACAGTATAGAAGTATATTCGCTTTTTTTAAAAAATCCCGATATGCAGGAAATTTATGCGCAACAGCTTGAAAGAAAAATCGCAGAAACTCATCCCATTACAAGCAGGGATCTTGCCCGAACTATAAGCCCTTCACAGCCTGCAAGCAATGTATTTAAGCAACTTGAAGAAGGAAAGTGGCAGGGAACCAAATTCGGCATAGCTACTTTTTACGATTTTGCTCCGCAGGTTATTACCTTTATGAATACCTTAAACGGTATAAGTTTCGGTATTTTGATTGTGCTTTTGGTTATTACGATGATAGGTATTTCAAATACCTTTAAAATTATTGTGTATGAAAGAAGGGGGGAAGTCGGAACCATGCGCTCTTGCGGTGTTATGAGAAAACATATAAGGCGTCTTTTTCTTGCAGAAGCTTCATTTTTATCCTTATTCGGAGCCGTATGCGGTTTTGTACTTGCTGTTCTTGTAATGCAGGTTATCTCGTTTATTCCGATAGCTGTAGATTCACCTTTTTCGGTCTTTACCAAAAACGGATACTTTGCGTGGAACTTATCCGCTCTTTTAGTTTTTTTAAAGTTTGTGATAATGTTGGGTTTAACCCTGCTTACTGTAAGGGGCTCGGCTTCGAGAGCCGCTAATATGATTCCTGCCGAAGCCTTAAGGTCGGGAAAATAA
- a CDS encoding ABC transporter permease: MNKTIFKMAVKNLFASKAKMIITLSLIGIGTFLVILGFGILNFSLQQTQEVCISDFSGDVLITGKPEKDTVMVQLLGVFQTVSVSMDTPKMPYLVPFEKVKSKVESLPDVKGLTPSVFASGMLKALDLPDSWEAEDKNRSFLPYAQILGIEPESYKNLFDTINIYEGEYPKTSNGKFALIPRDLKEKFEKYYDRPLNLGDEILVTAFAGKARQQKVIITGFFDYAHPDTAIDGIAYFDVDTTRILADMTMGARVAAAIPDSVDLSLSEKSEDELFADDSGADIIDTVQNSNSKIDYENLLGSTELRDRLNLADNEAWHHIVIKLKDSSKTQSVIKTLNDWFKEEGISARAVNWERGMAMYYSAIEGTRILFITMLAILSVVVLIVIMNTLVVAVMQRSSEIGTMRAIGAKKGFVRKIFFAESFFMSCVGVLIGLVLALIAAAVVNAFDIRVGDILAAMFGGKQIRVSISIGSAVWTMAAMLLAGLAANWYPVRLALKISPLEAINR; this comes from the coding sequence ATGAATAAGACAATTTTTAAAATGGCGGTAAAAAATCTTTTTGCGAGTAAAGCAAAGATGATTATTACCTTATCGCTTATAGGAATAGGAACTTTTTTGGTTATACTTGGTTTCGGTATTCTAAATTTTTCATTGCAGCAAACTCAAGAGGTTTGTATAAGCGATTTTTCGGGAGATGTTTTAATTACGGGCAAGCCTGAAAAAGACACTGTAATGGTACAACTCTTGGGTGTTTTTCAGACAGTCAGTGTCAGCATGGATACACCGAAGATGCCCTATCTGGTTCCTTTTGAAAAAGTTAAGTCCAAGGTTGAAAGCCTTCCTGATGTAAAAGGTCTTACTCCCTCCGTTTTTGCAAGCGGTATGCTCAAGGCTCTTGATTTACCCGATTCATGGGAGGCCGAAGACAAAAACCGGTCTTTTCTTCCTTATGCACAGATTCTAGGAATTGAACCTGAAAGTTATAAAAATCTTTTTGATACGATTAATATTTATGAAGGAGAATATCCTAAAACATCAAACGGTAAGTTTGCTCTGATTCCGCGTGATTTAAAAGAAAAGTTTGAAAAATATTATGACAGACCCTTAAACTTGGGAGACGAGATTTTGGTAACGGCCTTTGCAGGAAAGGCAAGACAGCAAAAAGTTATCATAACGGGCTTTTTCGATTATGCTCATCCCGATACGGCAATAGACGGTATAGCCTACTTTGATGTAGATACAACCCGAATACTTGCCGATATGACAATGGGAGCAAGAGTCGCAGCAGCCATTCCCGATTCCGTCGATTTAAGCCTTTCAGAAAAATCGGAAGATGAACTTTTTGCAGATGATTCAGGCGCAGATATTATAGATACCGTACAGAATTCAAATTCAAAGATTGATTATGAAAATCTTTTGGGAAGTACCGAACTGCGCGATCGGCTTAACTTAGCCGACAATGAAGCTTGGCATCATATCGTAATAAAGCTTAAAGATTCTTCAAAGACTCAAAGCGTAATAAAAACCTTAAATGATTGGTTTAAGGAAGAAGGAATAAGCGCTCGAGCTGTGAATTGGGAACGCGGAATGGCAATGTATTACAGTGCAATAGAAGGAACAAGAATTCTTTTTATTACAATGCTGGCTATTCTTTCCGTAGTAGTTTTAATCGTTATAATGAATACACTGGTTGTCGCCGTTATGCAAAGAAGCTCCGAGATAGGAACGATGAGGGCCATAGGAGCTAAAAAAGGTTTTGTAAGAAAGATATTTTTTGCGGAATCTTTTTTTATGTCTTGCGTAGGTGTTCTTATCGGCTTGGTACTTGCTCTTATCGCTGCAGCCGTTGTGAATGCTTTTGACATCAGGGTCGGAGATATACTTGCAGCTATGTTCGGCGGAAAACAGATTAGGGTAAGTATTTCGATCGGTTCTGCCGTTTGGACAATGGCTGCAATGCTTTTAGCAGGTCTTGCAGCAAACTGGTATCCGGTAAGGCTTGCTTTAAAGATAAGTCCTCTTGAAGCAATTAACCGTTAA
- a CDS encoding ABC transporter ATP-binding protein: MNIVQVKNLKKTYPLGKVLVEAVKGIDFAIEQGEFVSISGPSGSGKSTILNMIGLIDTPSGGELIINNESIYKESDFASLLKKQNKKVKVPNKLDKKMTVLRHEYLGFIFQSFNLVPVLNVYENIEFPLLFGKAKESKANQKEWINYLIDKVGLSEWKNHKSNELSGGQRQRVAIARALATKPQIVLADEPTANLDSKTGIQILELMKEVNRELKTTFIFSTHDAKIVDMTNHRIKILDGQILEDVKASA, encoded by the coding sequence ATGAATATTGTACAGGTTAAAAACTTAAAGAAGACCTATCCGTTGGGAAAGGTTTTAGTTGAAGCCGTAAAAGGCATCGATTTCGCCATTGAGCAAGGCGAATTCGTTTCAATTTCAGGGCCTTCGGGTTCCGGCAAATCGACCATTCTTAATATGATAGGTTTAATAGATACGCCCTCGGGTGGGGAGCTCATCATAAACAATGAGAGTATTTATAAGGAATCGGATTTTGCTTCTCTTTTAAAAAAGCAGAACAAAAAGGTTAAAGTTCCCAACAAACTGGATAAAAAAATGACCGTACTCCGCCACGAGTATTTGGGCTTTATTTTTCAATCTTTTAACCTTGTTCCGGTTTTAAATGTGTACGAAAATATAGAATTTCCTCTTTTATTTGGAAAGGCAAAAGAGAGTAAAGCAAATCAAAAAGAGTGGATTAACTATTTAATAGATAAGGTCGGTTTGAGCGAATGGAAGAACCATAAGTCTAACGAGCTTTCAGGAGGTCAAAGGCAGAGGGTTGCCATCGCAAGAGCCTTGGCTACTAAACCGCAAATAGTTTTAGCCGATGAGCCCACTGCAAACCTTGACTCAAAGACCGGTATTCAAATTTTGGAGCTTATGAAAGAGGTAAACAGGGAACTTAAAACAACCTTTATCTTTTCGACGCATGATGCAAAGATAGTAGATATGACCAACCACCGCATTAAAATTTTGGACGGTCAAATCCTCGAAGATGTAAAGGCTTCAGCTTAA
- a CDS encoding nucleotidyltransferase family protein yields the protein MSAFEKLRKNGINISEKDIKIIAAKYSIKEISVFGSSIRDDFDTDSDIDLLIEFYNSETISLYDIIDIQEYFEKITQRPVDIVEPEGLRNPYRRENILKTKEILYAA from the coding sequence ATGTCTGCTTTTGAAAAACTTAGAAAAAACGGAATAAACATTTCGGAAAAAGATATAAAAATTATTGCGGCTAAATATTCCATTAAAGAAATATCGGTTTTCGGTTCTTCTATTCGTGATGACTTTGACACTGATAGTGATATAGATTTACTTATCGAATTTTATAATTCGGAAACTATTTCTTTATACGATATAATTGATATTCAAGAGTATTTTGAAAAAATTACACAACGTCCTGTTGATATTGTTGAACCGGAAGGATTGCGTAATCCATATCGTAGGGAGAATATTTTAAAAACAAAGGAAATACTATATGCAGCTTAA
- the nrdD gene encoding anaerobic ribonucleoside-triphosphate reductase: MRDIEKVNAEIEEVKKELENVHGTGTEVYARIVGYYRSVRNWNKGKREEYNHRLMFSSENERIGKTLSDCDCPPISGSLNFSNSENLSEKKEQIA; encoded by the coding sequence ATGAGAGACATTGAAAAAGTCAATGCAGAAATTGAAGAGGTAAAAAAAGAACTTGAAAATGTTCATGGTACGGGAACTGAGGTTTATGCCAGAATTGTAGGCTATTACCGATCGGTCCGTAACTGGAACAAAGGAAAACGAGAAGAATATAACCACAGGCTTATGTTCTCTTCCGAAAACGAAAGGATTGGAAAAACTCTGTCCGACTGTGATTGCCCGCCCATCAGCGGCTCCTTAAATTTTTCAAATTCGGAAAACCTTTCAGAAAAAAAAGAACAAATAGCCTAA
- a CDS encoding anaerobic ribonucleoside-triphosphate reductase activating protein, translating into MLAGLQKTTLVNFPRRVAAAVFLPGCNIRCPYCHNAELALASPSSFTANQESSNDYYELSEIYTFLERRKNLISGLVISGGEPFMSPALFELIERAKSLNLAVKIDTNGLFPERIEEVLRSSNLQPDMIAIDVKTSPERYGELLASKTDSAAKKAKTALLKTLDILKSNTEKTEVEYRTVLAPPLVSEDEIKKIASLLPKNARWRLAQFVPGTCLNPEWNSVEPYPLSQAQALTAIAKSLIPDTELR; encoded by the coding sequence ATGCTTGCAGGTTTACAAAAAACCACATTAGTTAATTTTCCCCGCCGCGTCGCAGCGGCGGTTTTTTTGCCCGGCTGCAATATACGATGCCCCTACTGCCACAATGCAGAGCTCGCCCTAGCCTCGCCTTCTTCCTTTACTGCAAATCAGGAAAGCTCCAATGACTATTATGAGCTTAGCGAAATCTATACATTTTTAGAAAGAAGGAAAAACCTTATTTCAGGCCTTGTAATATCAGGGGGGGAACCCTTTATGTCTCCTGCCTTGTTCGAGCTCATTGAAAGAGCCAAGTCCTTAAACCTTGCAGTTAAAATAGACACAAACGGCCTTTTTCCGGAACGCATAGAAGAGGTTTTAAGATCTTCCAATCTTCAACCTGATATGATAGCCATAGATGTAAAGACTTCGCCTGAAAGGTACGGGGAACTTTTAGCCTCAAAAACCGATTCAGCCGCAAAAAAAGCAAAAACCGCACTCTTAAAAACCCTCGATATTCTAAAATCAAATACCGAAAAAACGGAAGTAGAATACAGAACTGTTTTGGCTCCGCCCCTCGTATCTGAAGACGAAATAAAAAAAATAGCCTCCCTCCTGCCTAAAAACGCAAGATGGAGGCTAGCCCAATTTGTACCGGGAACTTGTTTAAACCCTGAGTGGAACTCGGTAGAGCCCTATCCTCTCTCTCAAGCTCAGGCCCTTACAGCCATTGCAAAAAGCCTTATCCCCGATACGGAATTACGTTGA
- a CDS encoding DUF2147 domain-containing protein — protein MKKIILITLFFMCILAMGFSEDPATGLWKSVDEKTNEVTGVWNIYEKDGKLFGEMLVTVGHDPKELASSCKESYKDFPKAGKVNEMPLVGTPFIYGLVKKETGSWHKGYIIDPGDGKYYYCKIKFHKADGKKFKTDTLEMRGEIGLGIGRSQYWLRTDKAETDELIKNNVVKN, from the coding sequence ATGAAAAAAATAATTTTGATTACTTTATTTTTTATGTGTATTTTGGCTATGGGCTTTTCCGAAGATCCGGCTACCGGTTTATGGAAAAGCGTGGACGAAAAAACCAATGAGGTTACCGGCGTCTGGAACATTTATGAAAAAGACGGAAAATTGTTTGGAGAAATGCTTGTTACAGTAGGTCATGATCCTAAGGAGCTTGCGTCTTCCTGTAAAGAATCCTATAAAGATTTTCCGAAAGCCGGAAAGGTAAATGAAATGCCGCTTGTAGGCACGCCTTTTATTTACGGTCTTGTAAAAAAAGAAACCGGTTCATGGCATAAGGGTTATATCATTGATCCGGGTGACGGCAAGTATTACTATTGCAAAATAAAATTTCACAAGGCTGACGGTAAAAAATTTAAAACCGATACCCTTGAAATGCGCGGAGAAATCGGTCTCGGCATAGGACGCAGTCAGTATTGGCTTAGAACCGACAAGGCAGAAACCGATGAATTGATCAAAAACAATGTAGTTAAGAATTAG
- a CDS encoding PadR family transcriptional regulator, with product MIFSINTGLLEACVLALLKDSDSYGYKLTQDVKSLLPISESTLYPVLKRLQTSGYLETYDQPIDGRNRKYYKITPAGLRQHELYIGEWKSYKELIDKIFKGTAL from the coding sequence ATGATTTTTTCGATAAATACGGGCTTGCTTGAAGCCTGCGTTCTAGCCCTTTTAAAAGACTCGGATTCTTACGGCTACAAATTAACGCAGGATGTCAAAAGCCTTCTTCCAATATCGGAATCTACCTTATACCCTGTTCTAAAAAGACTGCAAACAAGCGGATATTTGGAAACCTACGACCAGCCTATCGACGGACGAAACCGTAAGTACTACAAAATAACGCCTGCGGGATTAAGGCAGCATGAACTTTACATTGGAGAATGGAAGTCCTATAAGGAACTAATAGACAAGATTTTTAAGGGAACAGCCCTTTAG
- a CDS encoding DUF4097 family beta strand repeat-containing protein: MTKDQFLTELNSYLSVLKPEDRKNTIEFYEEYFEDAESEEAAIEELGAPKKLAEEIIDFHKTSYKGENTQVSRQFSPDESISEIILNITAAKVLINASQEEKIEYTTQNIADDDFSAKIENGKLIIKEKPVFFFSKKGFASFLENFNINTSFNAGKREIIINIPKDTRLEKLEFNSQMGSLKIEEVNVEVTEGYTTCGNFSVKSGLHKKIDFNTSAGSINISDIDIETMKLSSSAGAIKFENIKAGNISASTGAGTIDFIRTESSYINANSGAGNITGNELKSDRGKFNTGAGTNKFQKCDFNEVILNTGAGSIIFQGNLHDYAKINSAIGSVDLNLPDNVENYDINIFSKQGRVKLNGENVEGKGDRLNLGSKTSDTNIKISTAFGKIKISTREGE, translated from the coding sequence ATGACAAAGGACCAATTTTTAACTGAACTTAATTCTTATCTTTCGGTTTTAAAACCTGAAGACAGAAAAAATACGATCGAGTTTTATGAAGAATACTTTGAAGATGCCGAAAGCGAAGAGGCGGCAATTGAAGAACTTGGAGCACCTAAAAAACTTGCAGAGGAGATTATAGATTTTCATAAAACCTCATATAAGGGTGAAAATACTCAAGTCTCCCGGCAGTTTTCGCCCGATGAAAGCATTTCGGAAATTATTTTAAACATAACAGCCGCAAAAGTTTTAATAAATGCTTCTCAAGAAGAAAAAATTGAGTATACTACTCAAAATATTGCGGATGATGATTTTTCGGCAAAGATTGAAAACGGAAAGCTTATAATAAAGGAAAAGCCCGTTTTCTTTTTTAGCAAAAAAGGCTTTGCTTCCTTTTTGGAAAATTTTAACATAAATACCTCTTTTAATGCAGGCAAAAGAGAAATCATCATAAATATTCCCAAAGATACTCGTCTTGAAAAGCTCGAATTTAATTCCCAGATGGGTTCTTTAAAAATAGAAGAAGTAAATGTAGAAGTTACTGAAGGCTATACAACATGCGGGAATTTTTCGGTAAAAAGCGGTCTACACAAAAAAATAGATTTTAATACTTCTGCAGGTTCCATAAATATAAGCGATATTGATATTGAAACTATGAAGCTTTCTTCTTCGGCAGGTGCTATAAAATTTGAAAACATAAAAGCCGGTAATATTTCCGCATCGACAGGGGCAGGAACAATTGACTTTATAAGAACCGAAAGCTCCTACATCAATGCAAATTCGGGAGCCGGAAATATAACGGGAAACGAATTAAAATCGGATAGAGGAAAATTCAATACGGGGGCGGGAACTAATAAATTCCAAAAATGCGATTTTAATGAAGTTATATTAAACACAGGAGCAGGAAGCATAATATTCCAAGGAAATCTGCATGACTATGCTAAAATTAATTCTGCCATAGGTTCAGTGGATCTTAATTTGCCTGATAACGTAGAAAATTACGATATAAATATTTTTTCTAAACAAGGCAGAGTAAAACTAAATGGGGAAAATGTTGAAGGAAAAGGAGACAGGCTTAACCTCGGAAGTAAAACTTCAGATACCAATATAAAGATCAGCACTGCCTTCGGAAAAATTAAAATAAGCACTCGGGAAGGAGAATAA
- a CDS encoding DUF1700 domain-containing protein produces the protein MKRREFIEELEDRLRHLPYKDRKEAIKFYEEYFDEAGSENEQTVINELRSPAHIASKILSDYAIKEAEGARKSARGGLRALWFTILGIFAAPIAIPLAVILTVVIVLLCVGLCVASIALVFGGGILAVFAFGMLFVDFGTGILLIGAILIAIGFTRLLYLFVTAIIRKISQLVKKI, from the coding sequence ATGAAAAGAAGAGAATTCATTGAAGAACTTGAAGACAGGCTTCGGCATCTGCCCTATAAGGATAGAAAGGAAGCAATTAAATTCTATGAAGAATATTTTGATGAGGCTGGAAGTGAAAATGAGCAAACGGTAATAAACGAGCTTAGAAGCCCTGCCCACATTGCTTCAAAAATCCTTTCGGACTATGCAATAAAAGAAGCCGAAGGAGCAAGAAAATCTGCAAGGGGAGGTTTAAGAGCCTTATGGTTTACAATCCTCGGAATCTTTGCAGCTCCGATTGCAATACCGCTGGCTGTAATTCTTACCGTAGTAATAGTTCTTCTATGTGTAGGACTTTGCGTTGCATCCATTGCCCTTGTTTTCGGCGGCGGTATATTGGCAGTATTCGCATTCGGTATGCTTTTTGTAGACTTCGGTACGGGTATTCTTTTAATAGGAGCTATTTTAATAGCCATAGGTTTTACCAGACTTTTATACCTTTTTGTTACTGCGATTATAAGAAAAATATCGCAGCTGGTAAAAAAAATTTAA